The proteins below are encoded in one region of Gimesia chilikensis:
- a CDS encoding PKD domain-containing protein has translation MLNLSPRTLLCVLLILLGSCLSGFPTHAADEKPALDPIVRVVDLNVGETTTVTLGNGEQVKVKLCDLKETRDPIRNAVRSAIVTVEVDGETIELESGMYNLPQTIGKVQIDCSITSGYNSNGTPSFWGLDKDARLRLWPNGSPLLKPGSFIYPVDQRWFATRTWYDNEPVDGGHEILPKIYYHSGLDIGGAEKLTRVIAATDAIVVSSGTDVLDGHKKDTPVKPRYDVVYLLDARGWYYRYSHLHKINDRIRPGRLIKQGEEIGILGKKGASGGWSHLHFEIKSRQPSGKWGTQAGYAFIWEAYRNQYQPKLVANTRRKHMVLPGNTVTLSGVQSYSVNSSIVDYEWIFSDGTTTRGPAIERKYDSPGIYCETLKVTDEAGNVDYDFAEVMVLDPKDKEHYVPRIHASYWPSLKNKVGEPITFKVRSFNNTFGEEVWDFGDGTPEVRVKSDGNVNPLNEDGYAITKHTYQKPGDYLVKVERSREDAVKAETRLHVRVEP, from the coding sequence ATGCTGAATCTGTCCCCCCGTACTCTGCTCTGCGTTCTGCTCATCCTATTGGGCAGCTGTCTGTCAGGATTCCCGACACACGCGGCAGATGAGAAACCGGCCCTGGATCCGATCGTGCGGGTTGTTGATCTGAACGTGGGTGAAACGACGACCGTCACGCTCGGCAATGGAGAACAGGTCAAAGTCAAACTCTGTGATCTCAAGGAGACCCGCGACCCGATTCGCAACGCGGTGCGCAGTGCGATTGTCACCGTAGAAGTAGACGGCGAAACCATCGAGCTGGAATCGGGCATGTATAATCTGCCACAGACGATTGGCAAAGTGCAGATCGACTGTTCGATTACCAGCGGTTACAACTCCAACGGCACGCCGTCATTCTGGGGGCTCGACAAAGATGCCCGGCTCCGCCTGTGGCCGAATGGTTCGCCGCTGCTCAAACCAGGTTCATTTATTTATCCCGTCGATCAACGCTGGTTCGCCACGCGCACCTGGTACGACAATGAACCGGTAGACGGCGGCCATGAGATCCTGCCGAAGATTTACTATCACAGCGGTCTGGATATCGGCGGTGCTGAAAAACTGACGCGGGTCATCGCGGCCACCGATGCGATCGTGGTCTCTTCCGGAACGGACGTGCTGGACGGTCACAAAAAAGATACGCCGGTGAAACCGCGGTATGACGTCGTCTATCTGCTGGACGCCCGGGGCTGGTATTACCGTTACAGCCACCTTCACAAAATCAACGATCGCATCCGCCCGGGACGACTGATCAAACAGGGCGAAGAGATCGGTATCCTCGGAAAGAAAGGGGCCAGCGGCGGCTGGTCGCATCTGCACTTTGAAATCAAAAGCCGCCAACCATCGGGCAAGTGGGGCACCCAGGCAGGTTACGCTTTCATCTGGGAAGCATACCGTAATCAATACCAGCCCAAACTGGTCGCGAACACGCGTCGCAAACACATGGTCCTGCCGGGTAACACGGTCACTCTGAGCGGAGTACAGTCCTACAGTGTGAATTCCAGCATCGTTGATTACGAATGGATCTTCAGTGACGGCACGACCACCCGGGGCCCTGCGATCGAACGCAAATATGACTCTCCTGGTATTTATTGTGAAACGCTTAAAGTCACCGACGAAGCGGGGAACGTCGATTATGATTTCGCGGAAGTCATGGTCCTCGATCCCAAAGACAAAGAACATTACGTGCCCCGGATTCATGCGAGCTACTGGCCTTCGCTCAAGAACAAAGTGGGGGAGCCGATCACTTTCAAGGTCCGGTCATTCAACAATACTTTCGGCGAAGAGGTCTGGGACTTCGGTGATGGCACACCTGAAGTCCGGGTCAAATCAGACGGCAATGTGAACCCGCTGAATGAAGATGGTTACGCGATCACAAAACACACGTATCAGAAACCCGGCGATTACCTGGTGAAGGTGGAACGCAGCCGCGAGGATGCCGTGAAAGCAGAGACGCGGTTACATGTGCGCGTGGAACCGTAA